The following proteins are co-located in the Pseudomonas antarctica genome:
- a CDS encoding ABC transporter ATP-binding protein, translating to MNALELHAICKSFGTQRALADVTLSVPTGSRTVIVGPSGSGKTTLLRMIAGFEFPDTGSLTLNGQTLVDATHAVPAHQRQIGYVPQDGALFPHMTVADNIGFGLATKGEARHTRIAELMDSVALDASMAGRWPHELSGGQQQRVALARALAQQPRLMLLDEPFSALDTGLRSAMRKMVARLLSDAGITTILVTHDQSEALSFADQLAVMRQGRLVQSGHPMDLYQYPVDEQTALFLGEAVVMPARIEAGWAHCGLGRVQVDSKTHSTTARIMLRPEQLQLSTTDVSGCRGVVTEREFGGNTCTLTVVLQPDDAEPGPAILVRSSGLQAPPIGSGVHLTTLGMAHVLKKASPLSLS from the coding sequence ATGAACGCCCTCGAACTCCACGCCATCTGCAAATCTTTCGGCACCCAGCGCGCCCTGGCAGACGTCACCTTATCGGTGCCCACGGGGAGCCGCACGGTGATCGTCGGGCCTTCGGGCTCCGGCAAGACCACTTTGCTGCGCATGATTGCAGGCTTTGAATTCCCCGACACCGGCAGCCTCACGCTGAACGGCCAGACATTGGTCGACGCCACTCACGCCGTGCCCGCCCACCAGCGCCAGATCGGGTATGTGCCGCAGGACGGCGCGCTGTTCCCGCACATGACCGTGGCCGACAATATCGGCTTCGGCCTGGCCACCAAGGGCGAGGCTCGCCACACGCGTATCGCCGAACTGATGGACAGCGTAGCCCTCGACGCCAGCATGGCCGGGCGTTGGCCCCATGAACTCTCCGGCGGCCAGCAGCAACGGGTGGCGCTGGCCCGGGCCTTGGCGCAACAACCACGGCTGATGTTGCTCGATGAACCGTTTTCCGCGCTGGACACCGGCTTGCGCTCGGCCATGCGCAAGATGGTCGCGCGGCTGCTGAGCGACGCGGGCATTACCACGATTCTGGTGACTCACGATCAAAGCGAGGCGCTGTCGTTCGCCGATCAGTTGGCGGTGATGCGCCAGGGTCGCCTGGTGCAGTCCGGTCACCCGATGGACCTGTACCAGTACCCCGTCGATGAGCAGACCGCATTGTTTCTCGGCGAGGCCGTGGTCATGCCCGCCAGGATCGAAGCGGGCTGGGCGCATTGCGGCCTGGGGCGCGTGCAGGTCGACAGCAAGACCCACTCCACCACGGCGCGAATCATGCTGCGACCGGAGCAATTGCAGTTGAGTACCACCGACGTTTCCGGCTGTCGAGGGGTGGTGACCGAACGCGAGTTCGGCGGCAATACGTGCACGCTGACTGTGGTGTTGCAACCCGATGACGCCGAGCCAGGCCCCGCCATTCTGGTGCGCAGTTCAGGCCTGCAAGCGCCTCCCATCGGCAGCGGGGTTCACCTCACCACGCTCGGTATGGCCCATGTGTTGAAAAAAGCTTCGCCCCTCAGTCTCAGCTAA